A region of the Methanobacterium sp. Maddingley MBC34 genome:
GGGGAAGTACCTGTATATCATCCCCTGCAAAGAGCATCTTATTCACCACCCATGCCAGGAGTGGGAGTTTCTGGCAGGCCCTGGCCAGGAAAAAGCGAGTGTTGAAGGTTGAGTGTATAACCCGTATACTGATATCTGAAAAGCTGATCTTTTTCATTACATTCCCCTTATTGATATAAAGATTATTAAATCCTGTTTTTAAAATCTTTGATTCTTTGAAAATCTTTAGCAAAAATTGGGAAATAATCCCCTTAACACAACTTTAAATGCTTTTAAATCTTTTTTATCTTCTTAAAATCATTTTTATTATCTTCACTGTTAATTACCATCAACTTCATTGTACAATCATCCCTTAATTCACTATTCCCAATTAACTTAATACTAGTCCCAATTCACTTAATTATACGGTCAGACTCATTCAATGGTTAAATCAACAGAGAACCCAAATTTATCAGTAAAGTATATATTTGTAATGAGTCGTACATATCTACATGACAAAAAAGAAAAGTGTCTACATCCGCCTGGAGCCAGAGTACATTGAACGAATTGACCAGATAGCCAAGAAAGAGGACCGTTCAAGATCATACATCATACGTAGATTGATCATAAATGGACTGAGTAAAAAGTAATATTTTTTAGTTATTTTTTATCTAGATCTCTTAAGATACACTTTTAAAACACTTATAAAAGTATGTAAACACTTAATAAAAGCATAACGCTACTTTAAGTTCTATTTAAAGGAAATGGTAACCATGAGCGGAGATCAAATTCTACTTGGCCTGGGGCTTATTATTGGATTGGGAATTTCTCTGCAATGGTTAGCTCGTACTATCAAAATTCCTGGAATTATATTACTCCTCCCGGCAGGTATGATAGTAGGCCCTGTTTTAGGCCTGGTAAAACCCTTCGAAATTTTTGGTGATTCACTTTTCCCCATTGTAACCCTGGGGGTTGGTATCCTTCTTCTAAAGGGAGGGTTCGAGTTACGCATTCGGGACCTTAAACCCAATGTGAGTAAGGCAGTGTGGCGTTTAGTTACTGTAGGGGTATTAATAACACTGACTTTAGGCACACTGGCCATTCTGATAATTTTAAAAGTTCCATTCATCCTGGCGCTTCTTCTGGCCTCCATTCTGGTTGTTTCCGGACCAACAGTAGTGGGGCCCATACTTCAATTCGCCCGCCCCAAGGAGCCAGTGGGCTCTGTGTTGATGTGGGAAGGTATCATTATAGATCCCATAGGTGCCAGTTTAGGGGTTGCAGTTTTAAGTTACATTATTTCCCCCAACGCATTCCCCCTCCTGGATATTTTTCTTACAATCATAACCGGAATAATAATTGGACTGGTTGCAGCAGGATTATACCTCGCTGCTGAAAGATCCAGAAGGATTCCACCCAATCTAAGTGCGTTAGTGGCATTCATGTTTGGAATAATAGCCATAGTTAGTGGTGAATTAATTTTACAGGAAGCAGGACTTTTCGCCGCAGTTACCATGGGATTAATAGTAGGTAATCAGCGTTTAGCACCGGCAAAAGGTATTGAAGAATTCACCGAAACCATAGAACCCCTGATACTGGGGATTATATTTGTAATGTTAGCTGCCCTGGTTGATTTAAATGCCATGGGCACGTATCTTGTTTCGGCCCTGCTTTTGGTTGGGATTTATGTTCTTATTGTCCGGCCACTGGTGGGGCTGGTGGCCACCAGAGGTTTAGGATTTGATTGGGCACAACGAATTTTCATTGGAGCAATGGCCCCCCGGGGTATTGTGGCTGCAGCTACTGCTTCACTATTCTCCATAAGCCTATTAAAGGCTGGTATTAATTTTCCCCACCTAATGCCCATGGTATTCCTGGTAATAATATTCACTGTGGCCATATATGGCCTTTCAGCACCAATTCTTGCCAGGAAACTAAAAATCTCCCAGCCAGGAATGGATACATTAGCAGTGATGGGTGATCAACCGTGGATCACCAGTTTAACCAACGCACTACATAAAGCTGGTTGCAGTGTGATGTTAGTGGCACCTGAAGAGGAAAATGTAGAGAAAATTAAATCAGAACTTCCATATGTTACCTATACCGGACCGATGGCCCAATTAGCAGACGAAGATATAATAGACGAGGTTCATGAATTTAAAAATAGGTTGGAATGGCTTATAATAGCCACGGACAATCCGGATCGCGTGAAAATTGTGCAAGACAGTTTTTTACGCCAGTTGGGATATTTGAGTATCATCGTGTTTGGAAGGTACCGGCAAAAGCAGGATGAAATTATTTTCGCCAAAGGAGGATCAGACATGTTAATAAACACTCCATTTGGACTTTTTGGCCGCAACCAGGATGAAATACTGGACTTTTTAGATGATGGTGGTGGTTTTGATGCCATTAATGCCTCAACACAACCTGCTGAAGGTGGTGTGCCACCAGGCATGAAACCTTTTCTCAGGGTTTTAAGCAATGGGAAACTCGCTGTTCCTGGAGATACCTCACCATTAAAAGAGGGTGAATGGTTAATAGTTGTTCGTTAATTTTTTAGAATATCTTATCTATAGTAAATTAAATTCTATCCTGGTACTCTAACTCTTTAAATACTATGGTAAATTTAGTGCCATGACCTCTATCAAGCCTTATCTCACCATCTATTTGTTTAACTAAACTATTAACTAGTTGTAACCCCAATGACTCGGTTTTTTGGAAATCCAGTTCTTTTGGGAATCCTATACCATTATCACTAATAGTAAGCTCATATTTATCATCAACAATTTTCAGTGATAGGTTTAATTCGCCCTCTCCCTCAGGAAATGCATGTTTTAAGCTGTTGGAGACAAGTTCGCTAACTATTAATCCACAGGGTACTGCAGTCTCAATATTTAATCTAACCTCTTCTACCTCTATGGATGGTTTAACTCTGTCTTTTCGAATATTATAGGAATAAAACAACTCCGAAATCAATCTTTCAATGTACTCATCAAATTTGATGTTGGTGAAATCTTTGGATTGGTACAGTTTTTCATGGATCATGGCCATGGACTTAACCCGGTTCTGGCTTTCTTTTAAAACATCCACAGCTATCTTATCATCATGAACATGGTGGGTTTGAAGGTTAAGCAAACTGGAAATAATCTGCATGTTATTTTTCACCCGATGGTGGATCTCTTTAAGTAACACCTCTTTTTCCATGAGGGAAGATTTCAACTTATCTGTGGCAATCTTTCTCTCGGTTATATCAGTGGCGATTACCAAAATCGAGGAAATTTTCCCCTCTTTTTCCAATGGAACCAATTGTGATTCAATCCAACTGTAACCACCAGTTTTGTTAATGATCTTACACTGAAAGGCCTGAACATTCTCATTCTTTATTGCAAGAGAAAGATTTTTAACCTGCAACTGGGCATCTTCTTCCGGGAAAAAACCAAGATCTGTGAATCTTTCACCAATTAATCTTTCTTTAGATAGGCCTGAGAAATTGAGAGTAGCATCATTTACATCTAAAATTACACCGTCTAACCCTACCAGTACCATGTAATTGGGATCTGATTCAAAAAGTGTCCTGTATTTCTCTTCACTACCACGTAATGCTTCTTCCATTTCCTTACGTTGTTTGATAGGATGAGTGGTTACCACTATTCCATCTATACCTGGAACATTCATCATATTCTGGGAGACAGATTCAACTGGAAGGTATTCTCCATCTGCTTTCAAGATCCTGAACTCGGTTGGAATACCCTGGTTTCTATTTTCATATACCTCATTTAGATCATTGGCAACCCTCTCTTGATCATCATGATGTATGAAGTCCAGAGGATTCTTGCCAATAAAATATCCTTCCTTGTAACCTAAAATACGTTCAGAAGAAGGAGAATCAAAGATGATTCGACCTTCATCATCCAGTATGCGGATAAGATCTGTGGAGTTATGAATCAAGGAGCGGAATGTTTCTTCACTTTTTCTAAGGGCATCTTCAGCTTTTTTCTGTTCAGTGATGTCATTGATGATTGAGAATAGGATAATTTTATCCCCATATTGAATGGGAGATGAAAAAACTTCAACAGTGCGTATTTCACCCCCCGCAAGTTTATGAGGAAATATAAAGTATTTCCCTCCTTTAATTACACTTTCCCGAGCTTTAAGAATTTCTTCAGATGGTAACTGATTAATCTGATCAATATTCATAGAGCGGAGCGTGCTTATGGAATAACCATAAAATTCACTGGCAGCATGGTTAGCATCAACAATCATCCCTGTTTCAGGGTCAATTAATACCATAACTGCATTATTCTGTTCAAATAGCATTCTAAATCTTTTTTCACTATTTTCCAGTGTTTTTTCAGCAATTTTAAGGTCGGTGATATCAGTGTGGGTGCCAACCATTCTCTTTGGTTTTCCTTCTTTATCATATTCCACCACCTTTCCCCTGGTGAGTATCCAACGCCATTTACCTTCCTTGGTTTTCATGCGGAATTCCATGGAATATCCTTCACCTTTATCAACATGATTCTGTATTTTTTTCTTCACTTGACCAATATCATCAGGGTGGACCAGAGATTCGAATGATTCAAAGGATGATGGGAACTCTTTATCATGGTAGCCCAGCATCTGGTAGTAAATTGGACTAAAGTATGCCTTTCCAGTTAGGACGTTCCAGTCCCAAAGTCCGTCGTTAACTGCAGAAATAGTTAATGCATATCGTTCTTCACTTTCTTCCAGGGCTTCCTCAACCAGTTTTATGTCATTTATATCCTGGTTAACACCATAAAGCTTGGCAGTATGGTCTTTTTCATCTTTTTTAGCCATTAACCATGTTCTCACCCAAAAAGTTTCTCCATTGGATCGGATTAGCTTTCCTTCAACTTTTACTTGGAAGAGGGAATCAGACGAATTTATGGCCTGCTGTATTGCATCAGCCAGTTGTCCACAGAAATCAGGATGAACATATTTTTGGGCAAATAATTCAGCGCCCATCTTATAATCTCCAATATCATCAAAATTTATTCCATGCAGTTTGTAGAACCTTTCATTAAAAATAAACATGTTGCGGAGAATATCGTATTCCCAGTAAGCCATTTTAGAAAGACTCAGAGCTTCTTCGCTCCGATTGTAAAGTTCTCTGAAATCTATTTCATTCTTTTTACGCCGGGTAATATCACGTGAAACTCCATGAAATCCGTGAAGTTTTCCTTCATCATCCCGGATACCACTAATAACATTTTCCAACCACCGGGTTGAACCATCTTTATGGTAATATTCCAGTTCAATGTTAATGGTTCGGTCAGCATCAGACAGGCCCTTTTCTTCCAGCATCAACTGATTTTTCAATAGCTCCTGAACATGGAACATTGATTGAGGGGTTAGTTGTTCATCTACCTGCTGTTTCATTCTTTCTTCCGGAGTAAATCCCAGAACCTTCTTGATTGAAGGACTTACATAGGTGGTTTGTAGTTCCATGTTATGGGTCCAGACAATATCGTTTATCTGTTCAGTTAAAAAACGGTAGTTTAATTCACTTTCCTTCAGAGCTTTTTCTGTTCTTTTACGTTTCGTGATGTCCTGGAATATACAGTGTGTTTGTTTAAAATTCCCCTGAACATCATATCCTATTTTTCCTTCAAAGGATACCAGGATAAAAGAACCATCTTTACGTTTCATTTGAAATTCTACCCCGTGAATTTCACCCTCAGCTTTAAAGTGGGGGAAGTTCTGTTTAAAATGATCAACGTAACCTGGTGCTAAGAAATCTGAAAAATGTTTACCAATAACTTCATCCCTATTATAACCCAGTGTATCCAGCCAGGAGGGGTTAACTTCCAAAAGGTATCCATCTTCAGAGAGAGATTGATAGGGAAGGGGTCCTTCATTATAAAGTGTTTTAAACCTTTTTTCACTATATTTTAGCTCTTTTTCCATCTTTTTTTTGTAAAGAGCCAGTTCGACCGTGAATTTGAGTTCTGTTTTATTGTAAGGTTTTAAAATGTAGCCGTATGCATCAGTTAACATGGCCTGCTTTACAACAGATTCTTCAGAATGAGCAGTTAAAAAGATAACAGGTATATCTAATTCTTTAATCTTTGATGCAGCATCGATACCGTTTTTTTCTCCCTTTAAAACAATGTCCATCAAAATAAGATCAGGCATGATATCGAAGGCCCTTTCCATGGCATCCTCACCACTGGAAGCTATATATGGAACAGAATAGCCAAAAGATTCCAAAGCACGTTTAATATCCATGGCCTCTATGCTTTCATCTTCCACAATTAAGATTTTTACATCAACCATTCTCACCAGCCAGGAATAAGTTTGTTGTAATCATTATTAAGGAATAAATTTGTTTGTAATCCTATTAAGGAATAAGTTTGTTTGCAATCCTATTAATTATTTAGGAAAAAAATTAGCGAATAATAATAGCTGGCAAATACTAGGGCATAACAGTCAATTTTTAATTAATGAAGTGAAATCAGGGATAATTAGAAAACATAGGCATGTAATGGTAAAAATCTTTCAGTACCGGCGAAAAAGGATGTGAATCCTAAAAAAATGTAAAATACCTGAGTATCCCAGGGGATAATTGAACTTGGGTACAAAGCGGGTTGAATTTGGGAAAAATTCTTTTTATAACCTTTTCTAGAAAGAATACAATCCAGTAATCTGTATTTAATAAACTGGGTTTATGAACTAAAAATTCAAAAACATAAAATTACATGTGAAACAGCTTGTAATGGTTGAATTATTGAGTCCAACAAACATGAAAATTTATTAAACTCCAATAGAGGTTTTTAACATTATCTATAAAGATTCCCCTGTGAATATACAAAATATTTTAAGATTTCTCTACAAAATCAGCACATTAATAACTCCCTATCTGAGTTTTATTTTTGTTTTAATATTTCTGGTACCATGGATTCTTGGCAAACTCCAGTTACATAATTCAGATCAGGTATTAACGCTTATTGAGGTTTTTGTTTTAAGTGCAGCCACACTATCACTTTTAACCTTCACCTACATCGCAGCAATGACTGACCTGCATGAAAAGGTGAAAAAGTCAATGGTAGTAGCGGGTGAAGCCTTTTTTGTGGCCACAGTCCAGTTTATTGTTGGTTTAGGGCTTTTTTTACTGGTGAACCTCGTTAAGGATCACTTTTTAGATCCATGGACCCTCACCTTAAGCTT
Encoded here:
- a CDS encoding Ribbon-helix-helix protein, copG family (PFAM: Ribbon-helix-helix protein, copG family), whose product is MTKKKSVYIRLEPEYIERIDQIAKKEDRSRSYIIRRLIINGLSKK
- a CDS encoding NhaP-type Na+(K+)/H+ antiporter (PFAM: Sodium/hydrogen exchanger family); this translates as MSGDQILLGLGLIIGLGISLQWLARTIKIPGIILLLPAGMIVGPVLGLVKPFEIFGDSLFPIVTLGVGILLLKGGFELRIRDLKPNVSKAVWRLVTVGVLITLTLGTLAILIILKVPFILALLLASILVVSGPTVVGPILQFARPKEPVGSVLMWEGIIIDPIGASLGVAVLSYIISPNAFPLLDIFLTIITGIIIGLVAAGLYLAAERSRRIPPNLSALVAFMFGIIAIVSGELILQEAGLFAAVTMGLIVGNQRLAPAKGIEEFTETIEPLILGIIFVMLAALVDLNAMGTYLVSALLLVGIYVLIVRPLVGLVATRGLGFDWAQRIFIGAMAPRGIVAAATASLFSISLLKAGINFPHLMPMVFLVIIFTVAIYGLSAPILARKLKISQPGMDTLAVMGDQPWITSLTNALHKAGCSVMLVAPEEENVEKIKSELPYVTYTGPMAQLADEDIIDEVHEFKNRLEWLIIATDNPDRVKIVQDSFLRQLGYLSIIVFGRYRQKQDEIIFAKGGSDMLINTPFGLFGRNQDEILDFLDDGGGFDAINASTQPAEGGVPPGMKPFLRVLSNGKLAVPGDTSPLKEGEWLIVVR
- a CDS encoding PAS domain S-box (PFAM: Histidine kinase; Response regulator receiver domain; Histidine kinase-, DNA gyrase B-, and HSP90-like ATPase; PAS fold~TIGRFAM: PAS domain S-box) is translated as MVDVKILIVEDESIEAMDIKRALESFGYSVPYIASSGEDAMERAFDIMPDLILMDIVLKGEKNGIDAASKIKELDIPVIFLTAHSEESVVKQAMLTDAYGYILKPYNKTELKFTVELALYKKKMEKELKYSEKRFKTLYNEGPLPYQSLSEDGYLLEVNPSWLDTLGYNRDEVIGKHFSDFLAPGYVDHFKQNFPHFKAEGEIHGVEFQMKRKDGSFILVSFEGKIGYDVQGNFKQTHCIFQDITKRKRTEKALKESELNYRFLTEQINDIVWTHNMELQTTYVSPSIKKVLGFTPEERMKQQVDEQLTPQSMFHVQELLKNQLMLEEKGLSDADRTINIELEYYHKDGSTRWLENVISGIRDDEGKLHGFHGVSRDITRRKKNEIDFRELYNRSEEALSLSKMAYWEYDILRNMFIFNERFYKLHGINFDDIGDYKMGAELFAQKYVHPDFCGQLADAIQQAINSSDSLFQVKVEGKLIRSNGETFWVRTWLMAKKDEKDHTAKLYGVNQDINDIKLVEEALEESEERYALTISAVNDGLWDWNVLTGKAYFSPIYYQMLGYHDKEFPSSFESFESLVHPDDIGQVKKKIQNHVDKGEGYSMEFRMKTKEGKWRWILTRGKVVEYDKEGKPKRMVGTHTDITDLKIAEKTLENSEKRFRMLFEQNNAVMVLIDPETGMIVDANHAASEFYGYSISTLRSMNIDQINQLPSEEILKARESVIKGGKYFIFPHKLAGGEIRTVEVFSSPIQYGDKIILFSIINDITEQKKAEDALRKSEETFRSLIHNSTDLIRILDDEGRIIFDSPSSERILGYKEGYFIGKNPLDFIHHDDQERVANDLNEVYENRNQGIPTEFRILKADGEYLPVESVSQNMMNVPGIDGIVVTTHPIKQRKEMEEALRGSEEKYRTLFESDPNYMVLVGLDGVILDVNDATLNFSGLSKERLIGERFTDLGFFPEEDAQLQVKNLSLAIKNENVQAFQCKIINKTGGYSWIESQLVPLEKEGKISSILVIATDITERKIATDKLKSSLMEKEVLLKEIHHRVKNNMQIISSLLNLQTHHVHDDKIAVDVLKESQNRVKSMAMIHEKLYQSKDFTNIKFDEYIERLISELFYSYNIRKDRVKPSIEVEEVRLNIETAVPCGLIVSELVSNSLKHAFPEGEGELNLSLKIVDDKYELTISDNGIGFPKELDFQKTESLGLQLVNSLVKQIDGEIRLDRGHGTKFTIVFKELEYQDRI